In Urechidicola croceus, a single window of DNA contains:
- a CDS encoding helix-turn-helix domain-containing protein — translation MKTQNEHWRKKSYQKVTLETKLLVVDQILSGQISNNQASKKYDIPRTTISYWLRKYSTLVQQNTGMSKNDEIKKLKEKIEELEFQKDFQQDIIADMELITGVDMSKKSLPKTLAKEIELKKKQRIKENGSMDVLGYLNKPSTKDSKLNKNNK, via the coding sequence ATGAAAACACAAAATGAACACTGGCGAAAAAAAAGCTACCAAAAAGTAACTTTAGAGACGAAACTTTTAGTCGTTGACCAAATACTTAGCGGGCAGATATCCAATAACCAAGCTTCAAAAAAATATGACATTCCCAGAACAACTATTTCTTATTGGTTAAGAAAATACAGTACCTTAGTACAACAAAATACTGGTATGAGTAAAAATGATGAAATTAAAAAGCTCAAGGAAAAGATTGAAGAACTTGAGTTTCAAAAAGACTTCCAACAAGACATTATCGCTGATATGGAACTCATTACAGGCGTCGATATGTCAAAAAAGTCATTGCCCAAAACATTAGCAAAAGAGATAGAGCTAAAGAAAAAACAGCGTATAAAAGAAAATGGCTCTATGGATGTTTTGGGATATCTAAACAAGCCTTCTACA